GCTCGACGCGCGGCAGTGGGCACCCCGCTCGATCCCGATGGCGTCGAATATCCGCAGCGTCGCGAGTATCGCGTTTATATGGAGGAGGTTCTCGACCGGGCGCTAGGTCAGGCACGCACCGCCGGGATCGACGTCCAGGTCCACCGCGAGGAAGCTATCGCCATCGAGGGCGATCATGCCGCGGCGACGGTTCGGCTCACCAACGGGTCGACGATCGCGACGGACATCGTTCTTCTGACGATCGGCACGCCCGATCCGGATCGCTTCGGCAATCTGAACGGTACGCCTGGTTACTTCGACTCCCCGTACCCCGCGCACCGCATGGCTGAGGGCATCCAGCGGGATCAGTCCGTCGTCATTCTCGGCAGCGGCCTGAGTGCAATCGACGCGGTGATGACACTGCTCGACAACGGACATCGCGGCCACATCCACCTGATATCGAAGGAGGGGATGCTACCGCGCGTCGAAATTCCTGCGCCCGAGACAGGCTATGAGCGTCAGCACCTTACGCTTGGAAACGTCCATCGGCTGATCCGCGAGCGGGGCCGCGCCTTCTCGGTGGTGGACCTGTTCCGCCTCTTTCGTCTCGAAGCCGAGACTGCTGCCGGACGCGCGATCAACTGGCAGGCGGAGGACCGCTATGACGGCGACGCCGAGGCTGCCTTGCTGCACGACATTGCCGCAGCGGAAGCCGGAGACGAACCGTTCCAGCGCATCCTCACTGCCGCGCGCCATGATTCGACGGCAATATGGAATTTGCTGCGACCCGCCGACCAGAAACGGTTCGGGCAATGGCTGGCGCCACATTTCGCCGCGGCGCGCTTTGTCACGCCGATGGCGAACGCACGGCGATTGGCGGATGC
This sequence is a window from Sphingomonas ginsenosidivorax. Protein-coding genes within it:
- a CDS encoding FAD/NAD(P)-binding protein, which encodes MTIIGMGACGVAAFAEAVTRLSYDPGEGWKIHLIERDDELARGLAFGTEQPGHLLNTESRLMGLYDHEPGDFRAWLEARRAAVGTPLDPDGVEYPQRREYRVYMEEVLDRALGQARTAGIDVQVHREEAIAIEGDHAAATVRLTNGSTIATDIVLLTIGTPDPDRFGNLNGTPGYFDSPYPAHRMAEGIQRDQSVVILGSGLSAIDAVMTLLDNGHRGHIHLISKEGMLPRVEIPAPETGYERQHLTLGNVHRLIRERGRAFSVVDLFRLFRLEAETAAGRAINWQAEDRYDGDAEAALLHDIAAAEAGDEPFQRILTAARHDSTAIWNLLRPADQKRFGQWLAPHFAAARFVTPMANARRLADAMTRGLLSVRGRIDETVANEAGTGFTVRYENGDTLDTPIVVNATGQATTLDEMKETLVKDLLAKDWLQPHPVGGAIAHRGTCRIISATRDAPRLYALGQLLNGELRDTNAVWFNVECAGRAVDDILRQQ